AGGAGCAGCTCGATGCGTGCGCTGCTGATGGACAACTACGACTCCTACACCTACAACCTGTTCCAGCTCCTCGCCGAGGTGTACGGCAAGGAGCCGACCGTCATGGTCAACGACGACGCGGCATGGGCGAAACTGGACCCTTCGGCGTTCGACTGCGTGGTCATCTCACCCGGCCCGGGGCGCCCCCAGCGCCCGTCCGACCTCGGCTTCTGCCAGGACATCCTGGAACGCTGGCAGGACGTGCCGGTCCTCGGTGTGTGCCTGGGCCACCAGGCGATCGCCCACCACTACGGCGGACGGGTGGCCACCGGAGTCCCCCGGCACGGTCACCTCACCCGGGTCCGGCACGGTGGCGAGGACCTGTTCGACGGCCTGCCCCAGAACTTCACCGCCGTGCGCTACCACTCGCTACGGGTCACCGAACCGCTGCCGCGCACCCTGCGGGCCACCGCCTGGGCGGAGGACGGGACGGTCATGGGACTGCGGCACGAGACCCTGCCCCGGTGGGGTCTGCAGTTCCACCCGGAATCCGTCGCGAGCGAGTGGGGCGCCCAACTGCTGCGCAACTTCGCGGAGTTGATGGGCGGCCATTATGTCCCGCCGCCACCGGAGGACACCCGGTTTGCCTCCCCGCCGCCGGAGCACACCCGCTGGGCCTGTCCGTCCGAGGACGCCCCGGCGTCCCCACTCGACCTGTCCGTCGAGGTCGTCGAGCGGGCGGTGGACACCCCGGCTGCCTTCACCACACTCTTCTCGAAGAGCGAGTACGCCTTCTGGCTCGACAGCAGCGCACCCGGCGTCGGCGGCGCCCGGTTCTCCTTCCTCGGCGACGACTCCGGTCCCCTCGCGGAGACATTGACGTACCGGACCGGGAACGGCGCGGTGACGGTCCGCGACGCCACCGGTGAACGGACCGAGGACGGCACTGTCTTCGAGGTGCTCCAGGAACGGCTCCGCACCCGTGCCGTCCCCCCGACGGACCTGCCTTTCGATCTGAACGGCGGCTACGTCGGCTACTTCGGGTACGAGCTCAAGGCCGAGTGCGGGAGTCCGAACGTCCACCGGGCCGAGACACCGGACGCGGTGTGGATGTTCGCCGACCGGTTTGTCGCGGTGGACCACGAGCAGGGGCGCACCTACGTCCTGGCCCTGAGCGGCCCGGGCGCGGACGAACTCGCCAACGCCCGCGCCTGGGCGGCACAGACGGCACGAGAGGTCCGCTCCCTGCCCGGCCCCGCGGCCGACCGCACCCCCGGTCCGGAAGCAATGCCGGCGCACGGGCCGGTCCTCGCCCGTGGACGGGACGCATACCTCGACGACATCGAGGACTGCCTCGAACAGCTGCGCGGCGGCGAGAGTTACGAGATCTGCCTGACCAACCGGCTGCGGCTCCCGGCCCTGGCGGACCCCCTCGGGTACCACCTGCTGCTCCGGCGCCTCAACCCCGCTCCGTACGGCGCCTTTCTGCGGCTCGGCCCCGTCGGCGTGGTCTGCTCGTCGCCGGAGCGGTTCCTGCGTATCGACCGCGACGGAACCGTCGAGAGCAAGCCGATCAAGGGGACGGCGCCCCGTGGCGCGGACCCGGTCAGCGACGAGGAACTGCGCCGCTCGCTGGCGGCATCGGCCAAGACCCGCGCCGAGAACCTCATGATCGTCGACCTGCTCCGCAACGACCTGGGCCGGGTGTGCGAGGTGGGGTCCGTCGACGTGCCCGCGTACATGGTGACCGAGTCGTATGCGACGGTGCACCAGCTGGTCACGACGGTCCGTGGTCGGCTGCGACGCGAGGTGGACCCGGTTGCCTGCGTCCGGGCGTGCTTTCCCGGCGGCTCGATGACGGGTGCGCCCAAGCGCCGGACGATGGCGATCATCGACCGTCTGGAGCAGGACGCGCGGGGCATCTACTCCGGCACCATCGGCTACTTCGGGCTCTCCGGCGGCGCGGACCTCAACATCGTGATCCGCACGGCGGTGACTTCACCGGCGGGCACGGTGATCGGCGCGGGCGGCGCGATCGTCCTCGACTCGGACCCCGCCGACGAGTTCGACGAAGTGCTCCTCAAGGGCCGCGCGCTGGTGCGGGCACATGCCCTGCACTCCGCGATGGAGACGAACTCGACGCCGGATGGGGCGAGTTCCTGACAGGCGCGGTGTTCGTCGTCGTACGGCCGCTTGCGCTGTGCCACGGGCCGCCGCCCCGCCAGGTGTGTGGGGCCCGTCGGCCGTGGTCACGGCGCGCGGCTGCCCCCGTACCCGTCGATCTCCTCGACGCCCTCGATCCCGCCCAACAACCTGCCCGGACAAGCCCTGTGACCCTCCGCGCCGGGGAGCGAGCCGGCGATCAAGCGCATTCCAAGAGGGCGCCAAGACCCGCCGCACACAATCGCGATGCGGCAGCGAACCGCCAGTTATCCGAGGGAAGGACCGAGTATGTCGACCGTCGCAGAGCCCGGGATGTCGTGGCAGAACCTGCCGTTCCTGGACATCACCGTGCCGGATTTCGCATGGGACTCTCCCGAGGTGGCCGAGGCCAGAGAGCGCTCCTGGGCCGCCACCACCCCGCTGGGACTCCTCGTGCTGCGCTATGCGGAGTCCCACAGCCTGTCCCGCGACGCGCGGCTGGTGTCGGGCTTTCGCGATGTGGTGGACATGGTCGGGCCCTCCGACGGGCTGGTGCGCGACTTCATGCGCGACTTCATGCAGAGCCTGGAGGGCCCCGACCACCGCCGTCTGCGCGGCCTGGTGAGCCACGCCTTCACGGCGCGCCGCATCACCGCGCTCCGGCCGTTCATCCGAGCCACCGCGGAACGCCTCGCCGACGAACTGGCGGACGGCGGCGGAGAGCGCGACTTCGTGGAGGCGTTCGCCGACCCGCTGCCCGCGGCCGTGGTCTGCGAACTGCTCGGCTTTCCCCCGGCGGACCACGCCGTCGTCGGCCGCTGGTGCAAGAACACCAACCTGGTCCTCGCCCTCGGCCCCGACCAGAGCAGGGTCGGGGAGGTCGAGGAAGGCCTGGCGGGGATGTACGACTACTTCGAGACCGTGATCCAGGAGCGCAAGGCGAACCTCGGCGACGACCTGTTCTCCGACATCCTCCGAGCCCAGCAGCAGGACGGCGCGCTGGACGACCGCGAACTGCGCACGCTGATCGCGACCCTGCTGGTCGCCGGGTACCAGACCACCAGTCACCAACTCGGCCACTCCATGGTGGCGTTCGCGGCGCACCCGGAGCAGTGGCCGCTGCTGCGCGAGCGGCCGGAACTGGTTCCGCAGGCGGTGGAGGAAGTGCTGCGCTGGTGCCCCACGACGACGGTGGTGGCCACCAAGTCCGCGGCCGAGGACTTCGTCGTCAACGACCTCCCGATCCAGGCCGGAACCCCCGTGTGGCTGTGCGCACACTCGGCGCAGCGCGACCCCCTGGTGTTCAAGCGGGGCGACGAGTTCGACATCACCGTGCAGCGGGAGGCGTCCCCGCTGGCCTTCGGCGGCGGTGCGCACTACTGCCTGGGCGCGGCGCTGGCCCGCGTCGAACTCGCCGACGCCTTCGAGGCGCTCGCCGCCCGGCTCGGCCCGCCCGAGATCGCGGGACCGATCACCTGGCGGCCCTCCACCGGCGTCTCGGGCCCGGACGTCCTGCCGCTGCGCTTCGCACCTTTGTCGGAGCCCGACCCCGCCCGGTCCGCGGGCTCATGACCGAGAGGGCGCGGGAGGCGGTCACCACCGAGGGCGGACCAGTGCGGTCCGGCTTCCGCGCCACCCCCGGGCTCACGAGGTCCCCCAACTGTGCCGGAAGGGCAGCACGTTCGACATGACCCACGACTCCTACGACACCCATGACGACAGGACGCTGGACTATCTCAAGCGTCTCTCGGCCGAGTTGGGCAGGACGCGCGAGCGTCTCCGGCTCGCCGAGGCGGCGAGCCGGGAGCCGGTCGCGCTGGTGTCGATGGCGTGCCGTTTCCCCGGGGGTGTCACCTCGCCCGAGGACCTGTGGCGCTTGGTCGCCTCGGGGGAGGACGGGGTCGGCGCGCTTCCCGGGGACCGGGGCTGGGACGTCGAGGGTCTCTATCACCCGGACCCCGACCGGGTGGGCGCCTGCTATGCGCGCGAGGGCGGATTCGTCGACGACATCGCGTCGTTCGACGCGGCCCTGTTCGAGATCAGCCCGCGTGACGCACTGGTGATGGACCCGCAGCAGCGGCTCCTCCTGGAGGTTTCCTGGGAGACGTTCGAGCGGGCGGGCCTCGCGCCGGCCGCGGTGCGCGGCAGCCGGACCGGGGTCTTCACCGGGATGATGGGGCAGGACTACACGGCGCGGCTGCCCGGCACACTCTCGGAGCACGAGGGCCGCCTTGAGACCGGACGCGCGGCGAGCGTCGCCTCGGGACGGGTCGCCTACACCTTCGGACTCGAAGGCCCGGCGGTCACCCTCGACACGGCCTGCTCCTCGTCCCTGGTGGCACTTCACCTCGCCGTACAGGCACTGCGGAACCGCGAGTGCGACCTCGCCCTGGCCGGTGGGGTCACTCTGATGTCGACCCCGGCCACGCTTCTGGAGTTCAGCAGGCAGCGTGTGCTGTCACCGGACGGCCGGTGCAAGGCGTTCGCGGGCCGGGCCGACGGCACCGGGCTCGCCGAGGGCGTGGGAGTCGTCCTGGTGGAGCGGCTCGCGGACGCGCGGCGGCACGGGCATCCCGTACTGGCCGTCGTCCGTGGCAGTGCCGTCAACCAGGACGGCGCCTCGAACGGACTCACCGCGCCCAACGGCCCCTCGCAGCAGCGTGTGATCCGCGCGGCTCTCGCGGGCGCCGGACTCACGGGGGCCGACGTCGACGCGGTGGAGGCGCACGGAACGGGGACACGCCTCGGCGACCCCATCGAGGCACAGGCGATCCTCGCGACGTACGGGCAGGACCGTGCCCCGGAACGGCCGCTGTGGCTCGGGTCGTTGAAGTCGAACATCGGCCACACCCAGGCCGCCGCGGGCATCGCGGGCGTCATGAAGACGGTCATGGCGCTGCGGCACGGGCTGCTGCCTCGGACCCTGCACATCGACACCCCCACCCCGCACGTCGACTGGTCCGCGGACACCGTGAACCTCCTGACCACGTCCCGGCCTTGGCCGGACACCGGTCGCCCCCGGCGGGCGGGGGTCTCGTCGTTCGGCATCAGCGGTACGAACGCGCACGTCATCCTCGAAGCCGCCGACGAGGCACAGGAGAGCGACACCCGAGCCGAGACGGGTCCGACCGGGACGGCCGCGACCGAGACGGCTCCGACCGAGACGGCTCCGACCGGGACGGCAGATCAGGAGGCGGGCACCGCTGGCGTTCCCGTGCCATGGGTGCTGTCCGCGGGGAGCGCCGAGGCGCTGCGTGCGCAGGCGGCCCGGTTGCGGGAGCACGTGACGGCGCATGCCGGCCTGCGCGCGGTCGACGTGGCCCACGCACTGGCGACCACGCGTGCGCCGCTGACGCACCGGGCCGTCGTGGTGGGCCGCCACCCCGGCGAACTTCTGGACGGAGTCTCGGCGCTGGCCGACGGCCGACCCCGCGCGAACCTCGTCGAGGGCGTGGCAGGCGACCCGGGCCGGACGGTCTTCGTGTTCCCGGGCCAGGGCTCCCAGTGGGCCGGTATGGCCGTGGCGCTCTGGAACTCGTCCCCCGTCTTCCGCGAGCGGATGCGGGACTGTGCGACAGCCCTGGACCCGTACGTCGACTGGTCGCTGTGCGACGTGGTGCTCGGTCGCGCCGACGACGCCGTGAAGGACCGTGCCGACCGCGTCGATGTCGTCCAGCCGGTGCTGTGGGCCGTACTGGTGTCCCTTGCGGAGCTGTGGCGTTCGTACGGTGTCGAACCGGCCGCTGTGGTCGGGCACTCGCAGGGTGAGATCGCCGCGGCATGCGTCGCGGGCTCGCTGTCGCTCGACGACGGTGCCCGGATCGTGGCCCTGCGGTCCCGGTTGATCGCCGAGCAGCTGACCGGGGCGGGTGGCATGGTCTCCGTGACGGCCCCGGTGGCCGAAATCCGCACACGCCTCGCGGAGTTCGCGGGACGGCTCTCGCTCGCCGCCGTGAACGGCCCTTCCTCCGTTGTGCTTTCCGGAGATCCGCGGGCGCTCGACGAGTTGATGGGGAGCTGCGAGCGGGAGGGCGTACGGGCCCGGCGTATCGCGGTGGACTACGCGTCGCACTCGCCACAGGTGGAACTGCTGCGCACGGAACTCCGCGAGCAGTTGGCCGGGATCCGCCCCCGCGCGGGCGAGCTGCCGCTGTACTCGACGGTCACGGGCAACGTGGTGGCGGGCGAGCAGCTGACGGCCGAGTACTGGTATCAGAACCTGCGGCGCACGGTCCGGCTGTCGGACGTGGTGGACCGTCTCGCCACCACCGGACACGGCACGTTCGTGGAGTGCAGCCCGCACCCCGTGCTCGCCCTCGGCCTGACCGAGACCCTCGGCCACTTGGGCCGGGACGCGCTCGTGACGGGCACACTGCACCGCGACGACGGTGGACTCGACCGCTTCCTCCTCTCCCTGGGCGAGGTGCACGCGGGCGGCCGGTCTCCCGACTGGGAGAAGGTCTTCGCCGGGGCCGACGTCCGCCGCGTGGCGCTGCCCACGTACGCGTTCGAGCGGCAGCGCTACTGGCTCGATGCCACCCCGCCCGCCGGTGACGTCGGTTCGGTCGGGCTGAGCCCGCTGGACCACCCCTGGTGGGGCGCGGTCGCCGACCTTCCCGACTCGGGCGGAGTTCTTCTCACCGGGCGGCTGTCCCGGGACACGCACTCCTGGCTGGGCGACCACGCGGTCGACGACCTCGTCCTGTTGCCGGGAACGGCCTTTCTGGAACTGGCCGTTCGGGCCGCCGAGCAGGTCGGCTGCGCTGAGGTGGCGGAACTGACCCTGGAGGCGCCGCTCGTTCTGCCTCCCCGCGGCGGGGTTCAGTTGCGCGCCGTGGTCGGCCCCGCCGACACGGCGGGGAGCCGCCCGATCACCTTCCACGCACGGTCCGAGGCCGCGCCGGAGGCGCCGTGGACCAGGCAGGCCGCCGGAACACTGGCCGGGAGGAGCGCCCGGCACGGCGGCGCGGTCCTGGACGCATGGCCGCCGCCCGGTGCCGAACCCCTGCCCGTGGAGGGGACGTACGAGGATCTGGCGGCGCAGTCGCTGCGGTACGGACCCGCGTTCCGGGGCCTGCGGGCCGCCTGGCAGCAAGGGGAGGAGATCTTCGCCGAGGTCGTGCTCCCGGAGGACGGCGCCACCGACGGATTCGTGGTGCACCCGGCGCTCCTGGATGCCGCGATGCATGCGGCGGCCGTCGGCCGGGCCGCGACGGGCGCGGTGGGGGAGACGGCGGCGGACGCCGACCCGGGACCCCGCCTTCCCTTCTCGTGGTCCGGCGTGCGGATCCACGCGGTCGGCGCCAACCGGCTGCGGGTACGGATCAGTTCGGCGGGCCCCGACGCGGTCGCCCTGGAGGCCGCCGACGCGACCGGAGCACCTGTGGTCTCCGTTGAGTCGCTCGCCCTGCGGCCGGTGGCACTCGACCGTCTCCGGTCCGCGCCTGCCGGGCCGACGGACTCGCTGTTCGCCGTCGACTGGGTACGGGCGGCGGGAGCAGGGGCGTTCGGACCGCCGAGGGCGGGTGCGGCCGTCGGGCAGCCGGAGTCGTGGGCGGTGGTCGGGGAAGCAGGCGTGCTTGCTCGGGCGCTCGAAGCGAGCGGTGTTCAGGTGCGCCGGGAGGCGGACTTGGCGGCGGTGACCGCGGCACCTGAGGTGCCGGACGCGGTACTTGTGGCGCTGCCGACGCCCCCACCCGGCGCGGACGAATTGCTTCCCGCCGCCACTCGGGACGCTGTCGTCGCAGCGCTGGCGTTGATTCAGGAGTGGATCGGCGACGAACGGGCCGCATCCGCCCGCCTCGTGGTGGTGACCCGGGGCGCCGTCGCGGTGCGCGACGACGAGAGGGCCGATCCGGCCCTCGCCGCGGTCTGGGGTCTGCTGCGCTCGGCGCAGGCGGAGAACCCGGACCGGGTGGTCCTGGTCGACTGGGACGGTACGGAGCCCTCGGCCCAAGCCCTGCCTGCCGTCGTCGCCGACGAGGGCGCGGAGCCGCAGGTGGCGCTGCGGTCGGGGGAGGCTCTGGTTCCCAGGCTCGGGCGGGTGTCCGCTCTGGGGGGCCACCGGGATCCCGGGCCCAAGGCGCCCGCGAGTTCGGTCAGCCTGTCCAACCTGCCTACGCAGGCCAACCAGTCCAACCAGCCCAACGAATCCAACCAGCCCCTCGCGATCAGCCCGTCTGGCTCGCCCTCTCCACCAATCGGCTCACCTGCACCATTGGGAGAGGGCCCGGACACCGTCCTCGCCACCGGCGCCTTCCACGGCTCCGATGCCTTCCACAGCGACGGCACAGTCCTGGTCACCGGTGCCTCCGGCGTCCTCGGCCGTGCCGTGACCCGTCATCTCGTAGAGGCACGTGGCGTGCGGCGCCTGTTGCTGGTGAGCCGCCGTGGGGCCGAGGCACCCGAAGCCGCCGAACTGGGCGCGGAATTGGCCGACTTGGGTGTGTCGGTGCGCTGGGAGGCCTGCGATGCGGGGGACCGCGCGGCCCTCGCGGAGGTCCTCGCGCGGGTTCCGGCCGAGCATCCGCTGCGCGGTGTGGTGCACGCGGGCGGGGTGCTGGACGACGGGATCATTGCGTCGCTTTCGCCCGAGCGGATCGACACGGTGTTCCGGCCGAAGGTCGACGCGGTGGTCAACCTGCACGTACTCACCCGGGACTTGGACCTCTCCGCGTTCGTCGTGTTCTCCTCGGGCGCGGGCGTGTTCGGCGCCGCGGGGCAGGGCGGTTACGCGGCGGCGAACGCCTTCCTCGACGCGTTCGTCGGCGTCCGACGCTCGATGGGGCTGCCCGCGCTCTCGCTGGCCTGGGGGTTGTGGGCCGAGACCAGCGCGATGACCGGGCGGATGTCGGAGTCGGACCGTGACCGGATGAGCCGCGCCGGGGTGACAGGGCTGACCGCGCGGGAGGGCGTCGCCCTGTTCGACGCGGGCCTCGCTTCGGGACGGTCCGTGGTCGTCCCCGCCCGTCTGGACCTCGCGGCCGTACGTGCCAGGTCCGGGACCGACGGAGTCCCCGCGCTGCTGCGGGGGCTGGTGCGGCCACCGGCGCGGCGGGCGGCGGTGGGTACCGACGGGGACT
This is a stretch of genomic DNA from Streptomyces sp. NA04227. It encodes these proteins:
- the pabB gene encoding aminodeoxychorismate synthase component I — its product is MRALLMDNYDSYTYNLFQLLAEVYGKEPTVMVNDDAAWAKLDPSAFDCVVISPGPGRPQRPSDLGFCQDILERWQDVPVLGVCLGHQAIAHHYGGRVATGVPRHGHLTRVRHGGEDLFDGLPQNFTAVRYHSLRVTEPLPRTLRATAWAEDGTVMGLRHETLPRWGLQFHPESVASEWGAQLLRNFAELMGGHYVPPPPEDTRFASPPPEHTRWACPSEDAPASPLDLSVEVVERAVDTPAAFTTLFSKSEYAFWLDSSAPGVGGARFSFLGDDSGPLAETLTYRTGNGAVTVRDATGERTEDGTVFEVLQERLRTRAVPPTDLPFDLNGGYVGYFGYELKAECGSPNVHRAETPDAVWMFADRFVAVDHEQGRTYVLALSGPGADELANARAWAAQTAREVRSLPGPAADRTPGPEAMPAHGPVLARGRDAYLDDIEDCLEQLRGGESYEICLTNRLRLPALADPLGYHLLLRRLNPAPYGAFLRLGPVGVVCSSPERFLRIDRDGTVESKPIKGTAPRGADPVSDEELRRSLAASAKTRAENLMIVDLLRNDLGRVCEVGSVDVPAYMVTESYATVHQLVTTVRGRLRREVDPVACVRACFPGGSMTGAPKRRTMAIIDRLEQDARGIYSGTIGYFGLSGGADLNIVIRTAVTSPAGTVIGAGGAIVLDSDPADEFDEVLLKGRALVRAHALHSAMETNSTPDGASS
- a CDS encoding cytochrome P450 — encoded protein: MSTVAEPGMSWQNLPFLDITVPDFAWDSPEVAEARERSWAATTPLGLLVLRYAESHSLSRDARLVSGFRDVVDMVGPSDGLVRDFMRDFMQSLEGPDHRRLRGLVSHAFTARRITALRPFIRATAERLADELADGGGERDFVEAFADPLPAAVVCELLGFPPADHAVVGRWCKNTNLVLALGPDQSRVGEVEEGLAGMYDYFETVIQERKANLGDDLFSDILRAQQQDGALDDRELRTLIATLLVAGYQTTSHQLGHSMVAFAAHPEQWPLLRERPELVPQAVEEVLRWCPTTTVVATKSAAEDFVVNDLPIQAGTPVWLCAHSAQRDPLVFKRGDEFDITVQREASPLAFGGGAHYCLGAALARVELADAFEALAARLGPPEIAGPITWRPSTGVSGPDVLPLRFAPLSEPDPARSAGS